One segment of Thermococcus profundus DNA contains the following:
- a CDS encoding type I restriction enzyme HsdR N-terminal domain-containing protein, translating into MVESKSSVLDSSHLSSRSSVAMDLGPIAESIMRVLKKINAHRSLYESNEEAVKQHLIGEIMRALGWEWNDPEEVRPEARTEEGRADYALIIGGEIVAYLEAKNLSVNVFKREDPLRQLAKYCFNTGVKYGILTNGAMWIGVKAFEVGSSLRERILVKVNILEEPPMKAALKLSLLSKGRINEMERLSSLLKALELSFMGLIKEGYPREALFEYLKVDRGKRIVPIYLLEGHEIPKVAYVYDNGWKMLPLPERTMKGVLLAVLLYMGQRAFGDEKKEIMAAYEQLKRIPLEQRKAHEILLRLEEEEKLNISVEL; encoded by the coding sequence ATGGTGGAGAGCAAATCCAGCGTTCTGGACTCTTCACATCTTTCATCGAGATCATCGGTGGCAATGGACCTCGGCCCAATAGCCGAGAGCATAATGCGAGTCCTGAAGAAGATCAACGCCCACAGGAGCCTTTATGAGAGCAACGAGGAGGCGGTAAAGCAGCACCTCATAGGGGAGATAATGAGGGCCCTTGGATGGGAATGGAACGACCCGGAGGAGGTAAGGCCCGAGGCCAGGACGGAGGAAGGAAGGGCAGACTACGCACTCATAATCGGGGGCGAGATCGTCGCTTATCTGGAGGCGAAGAACCTCAGCGTTAACGTGTTCAAAAGAGAGGACCCCCTCCGTCAGCTCGCCAAGTACTGCTTCAACACCGGCGTTAAGTACGGGATCCTCACCAACGGGGCCATGTGGATAGGTGTTAAGGCCTTTGAAGTTGGATCCAGCTTGCGTGAGAGGATACTCGTCAAGGTGAACATCCTCGAAGAGCCCCCGATGAAGGCAGCACTTAAGCTCTCCCTTCTCTCTAAGGGCCGGATAAACGAAATGGAGAGGCTCTCGTCCCTTCTGAAGGCCTTAGAGCTCAGCTTTATGGGGCTCATAAAAGAGGGTTACCCCAGAGAGGCGCTCTTCGAGTACCTCAAGGTCGACAGGGGGAAGAGGATAGTGCCCATATACCTCCTCGAAGGCCACGAGATCCCGAAGGTGGCCTACGTCTACGACAACGGCTGGAAGATGCTCCCGCTTCCCGAGAGAACCATGAAGGGTGTTCTCCTCGCTGTTCTTCTCTACATGGGGCAGAGGGCCTTTGGAGATGAAAAAAAGGAGATAATGGCCGCCTACGAACAGCTCAAGAGGATTCCCCTGGAGCAGAGAAAGGCCCATG